In one Aeromicrobium erythreum genomic region, the following are encoded:
- the aroQ gene encoding type II 3-dehydroquinate dehydratase, whose protein sequence is MSDSPPRRLLLVNGPNLNLLGTREPAVYGHETLDDVVALVERTADELGYAVRALQSNHEGVLIDAIHEAREDCAGVVINPGGLTHTSVALRDALTGVALPFAEVHVSDVHAREEFRHFSYLSDVAAVTVVGEGVAGYGRAVRELVAALATEEDAS, encoded by the coding sequence GTGAGCGACTCGCCCCCGCGCCGGCTGCTGCTGGTCAACGGCCCCAACCTGAACCTGCTCGGCACGCGCGAGCCCGCCGTGTACGGGCACGAGACGCTCGACGACGTCGTCGCGCTCGTCGAGCGGACCGCCGACGAGCTCGGCTACGCGGTGCGGGCGCTGCAGAGCAACCACGAGGGCGTGCTCATCGACGCGATCCACGAGGCCCGCGAGGACTGTGCGGGGGTCGTCATCAACCCGGGTGGGCTCACGCACACGTCGGTGGCGTTGCGCGACGCCCTCACCGGCGTGGCGCTGCCGTTCGCGGAGGTGCACGTGTCCGACGTGCACGCCCGCGAGGAGTTCCGCCACTTCTCCTACCTGAGCGACGTCGCCGCGGTCACCGTCGTCGGGGAGGGTGTCGCGGGCTACGGTCGCGCGGTCCGCGAGCTCGTCGCCGCCCTGGCCACCGAGGAGGACGCCTCGTGA
- a CDS encoding alpha/beta hydrolase family protein encodes MHRRRFLSLGAAAVGTAALAACSGPSAPTSGGGSMGDMERIAYGSDPSQFAELTRPSGASRGVVVVIHGGFWRAQYDLSLGRPLAASLAEEGWTAWNLEYRRVGNGGGWPQTPDDVSAGIDKLAEVDGLNLSRVVTLGHSAGGHLAVWAAGRQRLQPWTDAKVPVTAAVSQAGVLDLAGAASLGAGAVEAFLGRPVDQVPDADPTGQVPLDVPVRCVHGRDDSTVPISQSEAYVAAATDAGADATLTPVDGDHFVVIDPRSEAWATTVRLLADL; translated from the coding sequence GTGCACCGTCGTCGATTTCTCTCGCTCGGGGCCGCGGCGGTCGGCACGGCTGCGCTCGCCGCCTGCTCCGGCCCCAGTGCACCCACGTCGGGCGGTGGCAGCATGGGCGACATGGAACGCATCGCCTACGGCTCCGACCCGTCGCAGTTCGCCGAGCTGACCCGTCCGTCGGGAGCCTCACGCGGGGTGGTCGTCGTCATCCACGGCGGGTTCTGGCGCGCGCAGTACGACCTCTCGCTCGGCCGTCCGCTCGCCGCGTCGCTCGCGGAGGAGGGCTGGACCGCCTGGAACCTCGAGTACCGCAGGGTCGGGAACGGTGGCGGGTGGCCGCAGACGCCCGACGACGTCAGCGCGGGCATCGACAAGCTCGCGGAGGTCGACGGCCTCAACCTCTCGCGCGTGGTGACGCTCGGCCACTCGGCCGGCGGCCACCTCGCGGTGTGGGCGGCGGGACGTCAACGCCTGCAGCCGTGGACGGATGCGAAGGTCCCCGTGACGGCCGCGGTCTCCCAGGCGGGCGTGCTCGACCTCGCGGGGGCTGCCTCGTTGGGCGCCGGGGCCGTGGAGGCGTTCCTCGGCCGGCCCGTCGACCAGGTGCCCGACGCCGACCCGACCGGCCAGGTCCCGCTCGACGTGCCGGTGCGCTGCGTCCACGGACGCGACGACTCGACCGTGCCGATCAGCCAGTCGGAGGCCTACGTCGCCGCAGCCACCGACGCCGGTGCCGACGCGACGCTCACGCCCGTCGACGGCGACCACTTCGTCGTCATCGACCCACGGAGCGAGGCGTGGGCGACGACGGTGCGGCTGCTCGCGGACCTGTAG